A single genomic interval of Armigeres subalbatus isolate Guangzhou_Male chromosome 1, GZ_Asu_2, whole genome shotgun sequence harbors:
- the LOC134206107 gene encoding uncharacterized protein LOC134206107 has product MPPKDKKPPALKLFMVQLKNIQTALDDIFRFVQNYQPTCTVSAINIRLQRIDELWGRYEETLNDIQAHDDFEDEEGEFDEARLRHSDKYYECKAFLMDKVKERAGPDDGDSSIRGNETLPHGHGTLDHVRLPQIKLQNFNGDIDEWISFRDLYTSLIHRKTDLPEVEKFHYLKGCLQGEPKNLIDPLKITKANYQVAWDLLIKRYDNSKLLKKRQVQALFNLPTVVKESVVDLHTLMDGFERVVQNLDQVVKPEEYKDLLLVNLLTTRLDPVTRRGWEEHSSIKEQDTLADLTDFMRRRIRILESLPTKTSDSKGSHQSQQPMKMKSSAVKASYGSVQSSGGRCMVCKENHPLYQCSSFQRLSVREREAVLRSNSLCRNCLRPGHIAKNCPSKYFCRSCKGRHNTLVCFKSGKDVSAKVAAATERNNSPPPDAGEHSGSTSAQVVNVVATDSTISGAAQQFSSHVLLATAVIIVEDDEGSRFPARALLDSGSESNFIAERLSQRLRTRREKVNISVLGIGQAASKVKHRIQAMVCSRITNFSRNVNFLVLPKVTADLPTAKVNMNGWKMPDGISLADPAFFSPSAVDMVLGIEFFFDFFESGRRISIGNQMPTFNESVFGWVVCGGQTKQTESLRVNCSTATTATLEKLIARFWASEEVGSSKILSTEEQRCEELFQQSIHRESDGRYTVSLPKDEDVVSRIGESRDIAYRRFLGTERRLARDANLREQYHQFMAEYIQLEHMTKVKDTPESRKRCFLPHHPVIKEASTTTKVRVVFDASCKTSSGVSLNDALLVGPIVQEDLRSIMFRSRMKQIMLVADVEKMFRQIFIYPEDRHLQCILWRFDTGAAVDVYQLNTVTYGTKPAPFLATRTFNQLATDEKLQYPLAARAVTEDTYMDDVITGADTIQAASEIRKQLEEMTSKGGFRLRKWASNKLEVLEGVAEDYLAIHLSEGINLDPDPAVKTIELTWMPNSDQLRFQFDIPSCPITSQLSKRQVLSVIASLFDPLGLIGAVITTAKAIMQLLWKIKATNNQALYWDQPLPSTVGELWRAYYDQLPILNDLRIDRCVMVPRAVVVEIHCFSDASTKAFGGCVYKRGEYDEGRVKVRLLSSKSKAPLKTQSIPRLEL; this is encoded by the coding sequence ATGCCTCCCAAGGATAAGAAGCCGCCAGCGCTGAAGCTGTTTATGGTCCAGCTCAAGAACATCCAGACGGCTTTGGACGACATCTTCAGATTCGTGCAGAACTACCAGCCGACTTGTACTGTTAGCGCAATCAACATTCGTCTGCAGCGAATCGATGAGTTGTGGGGGCGGTACGAGGAGACGTTGAATGACATCCAGGCTCACGATGACTTCGAGGATGAGGAAGGAGAGTTTGATGAGGCTAGGTTAAGGCATAGCGATAAGTATTATGAATGTAAGGCTTTTCTTATGGATAAGGTCAAGGAACGGGCGGGACCTGATGACGGAGATTCGTCGATACGAGGAAACGAGACGTTGCCACATGGGCATGGTACACTTGATCATGTTCGTTTGCCTCAAATCAAGCTCCAGAATTTCAACGGGGACATTGACGAATGGATCAGCTTTCGGGACTTGTATACCTCTCTCATCCATAGAAAGACGGACTTGCCTGAAGTGGAGAAATTTCACTATTTGAAGGGTTGTCTTCAAGGTGAGCCAAAGAACCTTATCGATCCCTTGAAGATAACGAAAGCAAACTATCAGGTGGCTTGGGATTTGCTGATTAAGAGGTACGATAACAGCAAGTTGTTGAAGAAGCGTCAAGTACAAGCCTTGTTCAACTTGCCAACAGTAGTTAAGGAGTCGGTAGTGGATTTGCATACCCTGATGGACGGGTTCGAGAGAGTGGTCCAGAACTTGGATCAAGTGGTTAAACCCGAGGAGTACAAGGATCTTCTACTTGTTAACTTGCTGACAACTCGGTTGGATCCTGTAACTCGAAGAGGATGGGAAGAACATTCATCCATCAAGGAACAGGACACTTTGGCAGATCTAACTGATTTCATGCGTCGTCGGATACGAATCCTGGAATCACTCCCAACGAAGACTTCGGACAGCAAGGGATCCCATCAATCGCAACAGCCAATGAAGATGAAGTCGTCAGCTGTGAAGGCCAGCTACGGCTCCGTACAATCGTCTGGGGGACGATGTATGGTTTGTAAGGAGAACCATCCACTTTATCAGTGTTCTTCTTTTCAACGGTTGTCGGTGCGAGAGAGGGAGGCGGTGTTGAGATCGAACTCTCTGTGTAGGAATTGCCTCCGGCCGGGTCACATAGCGAAGAATTGCCCGTCTAAATATTTCTGCCGCAGCTGTAAAGGTCGTCACAATACATTGGTGTGCTTCAAATCTGGGAAAGATGTATCAGCGAAGGTTGCTGCTGCTACGGAACGCAACAATTCTCCTCCTCCGGATGCTGGCGAGCATTCGGGTTCGACATCCGCCCAGGTGGTGAACGTGGTCGCCACCGATTCTACAATATCTGGTGCAGCTCAGCAGTTCTCCTCCCATGTACTTCTGGCCACGGCGGTCATTATCGTGGAAGATGACGAGGGTAGCCGATTTCCGGCTCGAGCGTTGCTGGACTCCGGCTCTGAAAGCAATTTCATCGCAGAACGGTTGAGCCAACGACTGAGGACGCGTCGAGAAAAGGTGAACATCTCGGTACTTGGTATAGGTCAAGCAGCTTCAAAGGTGAAGCACAGGATTCAAGCAATGGTGTGCTCAAGAATTACGAATTTCTCTCGGAACGTGAATTTCCTGGTTCTGCCGAAGGTAACTGCGGATTTGCCAACGGCGAAGGTCAACATGAACGGATGGAAGATGCCTGACGGGATTAGTTTAGCGGATCCAGCCTTTTTCAGTCCCAGTGCGGTGGACATGGTGTTGGGCATCGAGTTcttttttgatttcttcgaatctggtcgaagaatttccatcggaaaccaAATGCCGACATTCAATGAGTCGGTCTTTGGATGGGTGGTGTGCGGAggtcaaacaaaacaaacggaGAGCCTACGTGTTAACTGTAGCACGGCAACTACAGCAACTTTGGAAAAGTTGATTGCACGGTTTTGGGCTAGCGAAGAAGTTGGTAGTTCGAAGATTCTTTCCACCGAGGAGCAAAGGTGCGAAGAGTTGTTCCAGCAGTCGATTCACAGGGAATCCGACGGTCGGTATACTGTTTCGTTGCCGAAGGATGAGGACGTCGTTTCAAGGATTGGCGAGTCACGGGATATCGCCTACCGGCGTTTTCTAGGCACGGAGCGCAGATTAGCCAGGGATGCTAATTTACGAGAGCAGTATCACCAATTTATGGCGGAGTATATACAGCTGGAGCACATGACTAAGGTTAAGGATACACCAGAGTCCAGGAAACGTTGTTTTCTACCACACCATCCCGTCATCAAGGAGGCTAGCACCACTACGAAGGTTCGTGTGGTGTTCGATGCGTCTTGCAAAACGTCGTCAGGAGTATCACTGAACGATGCTTTGCTGGTGGGTCCGATCGTCCAAGAAGACCTTCGATCAATCATGTTTAGAAGTCGCATGAAGCAAATAATGCTGGTGGCCGACGTGGAGAAGATGTTTCGGCAAATCTTCATTTATCCGGAGGATCGACATCTTCAATGTATACTTTGGCGTTTCGACACTGGTGCAGCTGTTGACGTGTATCAGCTAAATACTGTCACCTATGGGACAAAACCTGCGCCTTTTCTAGCGACACGCACTTTCAATCAGCTGGCAACTGATGAGAAGCTACAGTATCCGCTGGCTGCTAGAGCAGTTACGGAAGATACGTACATGGATGACGTTATCACAGGAGCGGATACGATTCAAGCAGCAAGCGAAATTCGGAAGCAGTTGGAGGAAATGACCTCTAAGGGAGGATTCCGGCTGAGGAAATGGGCTTCCAACAAACTGGAGGTACTGGAAGGAGTTGCCGAGGACTATTTGGCAATTCATCTATCAGAAGGAATTAACCTGGACCCTGATCCGGCCGTCAAAACAATCGAACTGACATGGATGCCGAATAGCGATCAACTGCGATTCCAATTCGACATTCCATCGTGTCCCATCACCTCACAACTGTCAAAACGGCAAGTGCTATCTGTGATTGCGTCTCTATTCGACCCGCTGGGACTCATTGGTGCAGTCATTACAACGGCTAAGGCAATAATGCAGCTTTTGTGGAAGATCAAGGCTACAAACAATCAGGCATTGTATTGGGATCAGCCGTTGCCTTCGACGGTGGGTGAGCTGTGGAGAGCTTATTACGACCAACTTCCCATATTGAACGATCTTCGTATCGATCGCTGTGTGATGGTTCCCAGAGCGGTAGTAGTCGAAATACATTGCTTCAGTGATGCTTCGACCAAGGCATTTGGCGGATGCGTATACAAAAGAGGTGAGTACGATGAAGGAAGAGTGAAAGTCCGGCTGTTGTCTTCGAAATCAAAGGCGCCGTTGAAGACACAGTCCATTCCAAGACTAGAACTTTGA
- the LOC134206106 gene encoding uncharacterized protein LOC134206106 gives MVSCSVSVEAEFNEWYLGKFSSYSDLIRRTAYWLRLMELLRTDVQNRVASRSPLSTRELAAAELTLVRRVQRETFGGEWKALAKGEEVSRRSPLRWYHPYISDDNVIRVGGRLGHSTETHDVKHPLVLPARHQFTRMVLQHFHLKLLHAGPQLLLGAVRLRFWPLGGRNLARYIVHQCMKCFRCKPPPIQQFMGELPAPRVTVSRPFSQTGVDFFGPLYIRPAPRKPVVKVYAAIFVCLCTKAVHLELVTDLTTERFLQALRRFIARRGKCQDIYSDNGTNFVGARNKMVDLLRLLKCSDHREKVAKECNEEGIEWHFNPPSSPHFGGLWEAAVRSAKNHLLKVMGESSPSVEDLSTLLVQVEGCLNSRPLTQMSDDPDDLEPLTPAHFLIGASLHALPEQNLESVPVNRLDRYQLIQKKMQEFWKRWHREYLCQLQGRTKRWKRPVNIEKGKLVVIRDGNIPPMKWKTGRITEIHPGADGVVRVVTLKTKSGFLKRAVENLCFLPTQELSDNEQAISTEKQ, from the coding sequence ATGGTATCCTGTTCGGTTTCGGTGGAAGCAGAGTTCAACGAATGGTATTTGGGGAAATTTTCGTCCTATTCGGACCTCATTCGCCGAACTGCGTATTGGTTGCGGTTAATGGAGCTACTTAGAACAGACGTGCAGAACCGTGTTGCATCAAGAAGTCCTTTGTCTACCAGAGAGCTGGCCGCGGCAGAGCTGACCCTAGTTCGGCGAGTGCAGAGAGAAACCTTTGGAGGAGAGTGGAAAGCACTTGCTAAGGGAGAAGAAGTGTCTAGGCGATCCCCACTTCGCTGGTACCACCCGTACATCTCGGATGACAATGTGATTCGTGTCGGCGGCCGCCTTGGGCATTCaacggagacccatgatgtaaAACATCCGCTGGTCCTACCAGCACGTCATCAATTCACTCGGATGGTTCTTCAGCATTTTCATTTGAAACTTCTGCATGCGGGTCCTCAGCTATTACTCGGTGCGGTTAGACTCCGGTTTTGGCCTTTGGGTGGTCGAAATCTGGCACGTTATATTGTGCATCAATGCATGAAGTGTTTCCGGTGTAAACCTCCACCAATTCAGCAGTTCATGGGAGAGCTGCCAGCACCACGAGTCACAGTATCACGGCCATTCTCGCAAACAGGGGTTGACTTTTTTGGCCCGCTTTACATCAGACCAGCACCTCGTAAACCAGTTGTTAAGGTGTATGCGGCAATTTTCGTTTGTCTCTGCACCAAGGCAGTGCATCTAGAGCTGGTGACAGATCTAACGACAGAACGCTTTCTACAAGCCCTTCGTCGGTTCATTGCCAGAAGAGGGAAATGTCAGGATATTTATTCTGATAATGGAACAAATTTCGTTGGTGCTAGAAACAAAATGGTGGACTTGCTACGGTTACTGAAGTGCTCTGATCATCGCGAGAAGGTTGCTAAAGAATGCAATGAAGAAGGGATTGAATGGCATTTCAACCCACCATCCTCGCCCCACTTTGGAGGACTTTGGGAGGCGGCTGTTCGCTCAGCTAAAAACCATTTGCTCAAGGTCATGGGTGAATCATCTCCATCGGTTGAGGATTTGAGTACACTTCTGGTGCAGGTGGAAGGCTGTCTCAACTCACGGCCTCTTACCCAAATGTCAGACGACCCTGATGATTTAGAGCCCTTGACACCAGCTCACTTTCTGATTGGAGCTTCTCTGCATGCGCTACCGGAACAAAACCTGGAATCAGTTCCTGTAAACCGGCTGGATCGTTATCAgctaatccaaaaaaaaatgcaggAATTCTGGAAGCGTTGGCATAGGGAGTACTTGTGTCAACTCCAAGGGAGGACTAAACGTTGGAAGCGTCCGGTTAATATTGAAAAGGGGAAGTTGGTTGTTATACGTGACGGAAACATCCCTCCGATGAAGTGGAAAACGGGAAGAATTACAGAAATACATCCAGGAGCTGATGGAGTGGTTCGCGTGGTAACGTTGAAAACAAAAAGTGGATTTTTGAAGCGGGCCGTAGAGAATTTATGTTTTTTGCCAACTCAGGAACTATCGGATAATGAGCAAGCAATTTCCACAGAAAAGCAGTAA